The Malus domestica chromosome 08, GDT2T_hap1 genomic interval CCAATATCACCTCATCAAATGACATATCTAAACAATGTACCACAATAACTCCGGTCATAATACCGGAAAAGCATTGGTATTTCGTCAAACAAAGCGAAAGTTGATGAATTGGAGATCCTCACCTTAACAATAGCCTTCTGTGCACCCAAGGAAGAAACTGCATCTCTAACCTCTGCATTGTTCATTGACAAAAATTAAACTTTCGGAAAAGCTATATATCAAAAAGCAATCATCTTTCGGAGAGAAACTAATTGGGGATCAAAATCTGTATCGATATTTACTGTTACGATTCATTTTCAAGAGACACCGAAAATCCAAACTTACTAGCATAAAATTCGAGCTTCTTTTCGAACTTCCGGCCAGCTTTGGTCGACGATTCTGATCtgcacccaaaaaataaaactcagagagagagagagagtgagagagagtgagagagagagaaggggttgCGCTGCGTGGTGGTAAGGTCTTACCGTGAACCTGGCTTCCCCATCACTGAAACTTTCGAGCTttggtagagagagaaagagagatatacagagagaaagagatattGTGTAGAGGGGAAGGTTAGATGGGTGGAAGTGTGGTAGTTGGGGCGGTGGTGGTGCTGCGACGGTTGGCGACCGTGGTGGGACCCTGAGTGTTTATGCGGCGGGGCTGCGGATTTAGTAGGCGTTGGGGGTGCGCAGCGGTTTATGGTTTGtcatgttttattattatttattttacattttatgagtatatttttagaaaaaagtCCTCTCCGTCTTTCGTATTTTCATCCGAGGCCCAAGACTTTATCAAAATACCAAATTGATCAAAATCTCCGTCTGTCCGTCCGTCGCACCAAATTACAAATTGCAAATTACAAAACTGCCTCTGGTAGGAGTTAGGGTTTCGTCCAAGGCGGAGCTGGGCGGTTTCCGATCTTCCTGATTGCTCTCTTGTCGTAGGTACCATCTGCTCTGCTCTGTGCTTCACAGGTatatatctaattttttttttccatcaacAAAATTAACGAACAAAccggttttttattttttaattccaTGGCGATGATTAACTTTGCAGTTTCTTGGGGATTAAATTGTCAGTAgaatattcaatttttatttattaattatgtaTATGATTTAGTGGATTGTTCTTCGCTGATTAATCAGTTCCTAATTAGCCCTTCAAAATCAGACACCATTGTTTAATTTATGCTTATTGATTTGTGGTTTTTGTGGAAACAGCCTCTTTGCAAGCAAGGTAGGTCTTCGTTCCCCCGACCCTCgcaaagcgggagccttgttggcttggggtctttattaattttaatctgTTGTATTTTCAGCATTCTGCTTAATTATTTACATGACAAGTTTTGTATATTCATTAGATTTTCTGACAGTTTCTCAGCTGCAACTGAAATGTTAAGAATCGTTGTTTTTATTGCTTAATTGATCATTTGACAGTTTCTCAGCTGCAAACGAACCGTTAATGAttgatttgatttggtttttataGGGCAAAGTAGGAAAAATTGTTGTTAGTGTACAAGTTTCATTCTAAGAAATATTCCTAGTAGGCTTAAAGTTGAGGCGGAAGGATGCCTCGTGACTTGGCACGGTCACAATCACGATCACCTTCTTATAGGCGAAGGCTTTCGCCATCTCCAGTGGGGTATAGGTCTAGCAGGAGAAGCCGCAGAGACAGAAGCCGGTCTCCATATTCCTCGTATTCTTATAGCAGGTGATCCCGTTAATATTCCGGCTTTTTTGTGATAATTTAActgattctcaatcaattgcTGGAAAGATTGAAGCGTCGCATATCGCTGATGTGATTTGGTTTACATAATGTTCGAGTTTCTATGTATGCATCttctcatccttatttttagGTCTTTTGGTACTTTTTTATGTCTAGTGTGAATCCTGTTCGTAGACTTGCATGTTACAAGAGAGTGATGTATGTAATTTGTTAAATATCTGACCAAGGATTTTGGTAATGGCTGTCAGATTTTTTCGCTTGGAACACTTGGATTAGTTTCGTTTAGAACATTGTTTCATTTCCCAATCATGAAGTCTTGTAAATCTGTTTTATAGAAAATGAATATGTGCGTTCAAGTTTACCTGGAACCTATTATGTTGATGTTGAGGTCACAGCTAAACGGAGCATTCTCATGAAATATCATTTTGAGTCAATATTCTGGATGCTAATTGCTAATATTTGACCATTTTCCCTCAAACCTTCAAGTGGACAGGAATTAGTAGTTCCATTGCCTGGGCTTGGTATGCTTTGACATTTTTTGTTCTGAGTTTTCTTTTCCCATCTTCAACTACAGTTGTGGTTTGTAGGTTTCGTTGCTGTCATGCTAATGCCAAAGAATTGCTGACGTTGTCATAAAATCTGATGGTTGGCTCATTTTGGATCTAACATTGATGGACATGTGACCtttggaaaaaataaattagttcTTGATTGTTTATAAATAACTGGATAAGAGTCTAGTAtgaaaacatggattaaaatATAGAGTTGCCAGAGTGATATAAGGTTGCATGCTCTTCCTAAGAATTTAAAAGAATTCAGATTCTTCCCGTCAAATGGGAAGTGAGCAGGTGATGTTTGTTGTTGGATTTCCTTTTGTTGCTCCATTGTGACCTTTGCTTCTTCATGTGATAAAAGATGGAGCACACAAAGGTTATACTTAACAATGTATGAGGTAACCGTACATGTTTCTATATATTTTGTGCTACATGGTGGACAGACTTGATAGTTATTGATTATGTGTAGTCATGTCCAGTTTTAATTGCTGTTGCTAATAGCTTTGTTTTTAGTATACAGACGGAAAAGTCGTTCAATTACCCCTAAGCGTCGAAGAAATCGTTCTCCGACTCCAAGACGTCGTAAAAGTCGTTCACTGACCCCAATATGTCATAAAAGTCGTTCTCCAACCCCAAGACGCCGTAAAAGTCGTTCTCCAACCCCAAGACACCGTAAAAGTCGTTCTCCAGTTTTGAAGCACTATAAGAGGCAAAGAAGTAGGAGCTCCTCCTTGTCTCCTATTCGTAAATCTTCTAGTTCAAgtcttggattgttggagcagaaaaaTGCCAGTGAGAAattgagaaaggaagaagaagaagaagagaagaaaaggtataACAATTACTTAACATCAGTTCTTTTATGATATCAGTTTTTTTTATGACTTTTTTAAGTTCATCTTTAGAGTAGACTAACAGTTTTAATTCTTTCCTGACTTATGTGCTTACATAGTGGGACTGTTTTCATTGTTACCCACAAATTTATGAGTTTTGATTTTTACATGAATAGTAGCCCTCCTGAAAATTACTGTATTTTTTCTGGATGCTTACTATTGTGTTTAGTTCATTGAAACGATAGTGTAATTAACATAAGGGAAAGAACCTCCGGTTCATGTTTGAATTAGCCTACTAGACACTCTGTGGAACATGCTTGTTTGTTAACATTTAAGTTTTATACAACAGTACTTTCTTGGAAAATTAAACTAAGGATGGCTGCTGTTTACGTATGCAAAATTGAGATGCACAcaactttttttaatttgtaaagaATGTCAGCTTCAATAGTGGAGTGTGAACCAAATCTCCAAAACCGCAATACTGAAGAGGTATCAAAATCCGATGCTTTACAATGCTATTCAGTGATATGAGGCTTGCAATTGTGTTTAAAGAAAGGAAAATTTGTGTTTGAGCATGTTTGTTAGACCTTGCTATGTATTTCTTCATCAGCTAACCTCTAAAGATTCTTCCACCGGATTTCCAATGGGAGTTGGAATTTGTATAAATTTATTCAGGGAATCCCTCAGTTTGGTTGCAGTTATTTCTTGATTTCAGAAGTTAATAATATGAAATTGAGTTAGACTTCCAGATTGTATGCAGTTGATCCCAGATGCAGCTATTCTGAATCTAACTATTGTTAATGTTCTTATGACGGTAAGTAATGCAGTCAAAGGCCTTTTAAGAACATCGGGATTAGGTTGAGTAGAAACTTGCTCCTCTACACAATTGTAGGCAGATGGGGGTTACAATTGGGCTGAGGTGGTCTGGTTATGTGAAAGCTAATCAATAAGATATGTACAGAATTTGTGGTTTATCAAGAAAAAATGCACCTCTTGTGTAAATTTTATGAGTGGAAGTGTTAGAGCACACTTTGTCCTGTCAACACATGATACTTATTGTCACATCCACAAATCATTGGTTATAGCTTGTTCACTTTCAGTTACTCATCGAGGCATATACTTCTTCAGGACACTATCATCTTCCTGCATAATTTCCTTTTTGGAGTATCCAGAAATACATAGTCAGTTAATTTGGTGTACAAAACCAACCATATGGTAGACCTAAGTGTTTGGAGATCCTTTAGAAGTACCTGTTGTGTCTAACCTAAGAAGCTCAGCCATGCAACAGTTGGGTTGAGTGTTGGTGGAAAGTCCTGGTTAACTTTTATTTACCAAATCATTTAGTACACTGTCTATTCCTTAAGGTTTGGACTTTGTTGGCTTCTGATCTTACTCCATTTTGCCATGTGGCAACAGTAGTTCTCCATCAGTCTTGAACTGCCGTTTCTGTCATGTGAATGTTTTCCGATGTCTTGTTATTGCTTTAGTGCTTATCACACTCAAGATGCACTGCACTTGGGCCATATATTATAAAACTGTAGTCTATCATATGTCAAGAATGCATTTAATTCAAATTTGAAGTAACTTGATAATTAGTTTGAAAAATGCAGCAGGTTTACTTGACATTCTCCTCCACAGGCTTTTCTGAAGGATGATACTGCTTTAGTTCAACTTGTAATTTGATGATCAAAATGGGTGCATCGTTTATCTACTGTTCACCAGTTTTGAAACTCATATGTTTGGATCAGAATACATTAGAGGTATGCCTTAAAAGAATAAGCATATCTATAGTACCTTTGTCCTCATGAAGGTTAGTTTGCCATTTATTCAGTCAGATAATGACGAGAGAGAAGGGGAGGGGTAAAAAAAGGAATCAGTATACATTAATTGGCATTTTATTTGTACTCGGGCGGCAGCTTCCCTCTTTATATTAGAGACCACTTTATTGCTTAACTTTTTTTGCTTGTATTCTCAGGCGGCAACAGGAAGCAGAATTGAAACTGCTTGAAGAAGAGACTTCAAGAAGAGTGGAAGAAGCAATTCGTAGGAAGGTTGAGGAGAGCTTAAACTCTGATGAGATTAAAGTGGAAATACAGAGGCAGTTGGAGGAAGGACAGAAGAAGCTCCTTACTGAAGTGGCAGCGCAACTTgagaaagaaaaggaagcaGCTCTGATTGAGGCTAGGCGTAAGGAGGTAATATTTAGGCTACCATGTTGCCTCCAAAATCTCATTTTCTCTTGTTACAGAGGCACACTTATGAGTCATGGTTTGCTTTTACCATTCGGGATTGTTGGATGCACATCTTCTGTTTTCTGGAAAATACTATTGTTATTTTTACCATTCGGGGAAATGTAAAATAGCAGATATGGTAGAAGTACACACAATAAGTCGTTAAGATAGTAGTAAATCATTACGGTAAGTATGTATTATTCATCTACAAAGAGTGCTGGTGCTGGAAGACCTAGATATTGGGGGCGGCGAGCATCTAAGACCTAGACATAGCATTGCTCGGCTGTGTAATTATTATAAACAATCACAATTCCAGATGGGATGATATTTTTAGTCTGCATCTGCCTTTCCTCCCTCTGTACTAGTGGAACAATCAAAGTAAGTTATGTGTGTTTTGTGTGTCCTACAGGAACAAGCtcgaagagaaaaagaagagctGGAAGGGATGCTTGAAGAGAACCGGAGGAGAGTGGAAGAAGCTCAAAGAAGGGAGGCTTTGGAGCAGCAGCGGAGGGAGGAGGAGAGATACAAGGAGCTGGAAGAACTCCAGAGACAAAAAGAAGAGGCGTTGCGAAGGAAGAAACAAGAGGAGGAAGCACGGTTGAACCAAACGAAATTGTTGGGTAAGAACAAAGCCCGGCCAAAATTGTCATTTGCACTCGGATCCAAATAGTGTATTTTTTGTGGAACTCCGCTCGGTTCCTTTTGACTATGTCCGTCCCTGACTTGATTGCCGCTCTTGTACTTGTAACCTAAGAATATTTTTGGTCAACGCAGTTTTTGGTGTTCTAATGTGATCGGTTCTCCAACTGTCAAAGTCGCGGCATTCATCGTGTATTATTTAGATTGCCAGGAACTCCGCTAGGCTTATCCGGCAACCAGTTGCAATGTTGTTTGTGGGGTTTTTGTTTTCGAACGTGAGCGATTCCAATCCCCCTTTCATGATTTCATCCAAATGTACTCCCTATGTTCTTCAGCACCTCAACACACTTAATTGTTTGACTTGTAGTCAGTCACCACTCGGCAGTTGATTGCATACCTGTGGCGTCTGTGGTTTTTAAAGATTTGGCCACTTTCCTTCGCAAGTGGGGAGAGATTTGTTAGTGCCCGGAACACGAGTTGATACCACACGTGTTATAATGTGGTGTACCGGTTCATGTTCTGAGTACATAGAAAAAATTGTATTTTGTCTTTGATTTGAAAAAGGATTGAAATCCGTTTTTATTCTTTAGCATTAAGGAACTTATGACCTACTTTTAtttgatagttaattaaatattaaattttaaaagttgTACGGTTCAGTCGGGCATGTAGAGGTTTTTCTAAAATTGTCCTGGATGAGATCTAAACTCGAACGTCCACGTGTGCATGAATGACTGACCTTAGCGAAATTCCAGCTATAAAATACTTGACACTAATGGGATGCGCAGCATCAATGGACTATTCATTCGTCATCGTCACATAAACTTAAATGGCCAAAACACTtggtaaaacaaataaattttagggtaaattatattttactccTTAGGATTGGGTACTCAATTACAATGTCTTTCATCGATCTTTAAAACGTTTTAACCTCATAAATTTACTattatttaatttcaatttcatacaatcgTAAAAAAATCTGggccaaattggattattcatcccCGTGGTCATAGTAAACTTGCATGATGACTCCCGTGGTGAAAAAAACTAGGAATTAAACCCCTATGGTCAAgaatgttagcaaatttagtccaaaagtaagATTTCTGTTAAAGGACTGTTAAAAGTATGGGTAAAACTGTATTTTCAGTTCCAATTgacattgaaaaaaataattttttttgtaacaattaacaaaataaataatgcttaatttttcaaataaaaaaagccCCAATTCAATATCAATTGGAACTGAAAATACAGTTTTACCTCTACTTTTAACAGTCCTTTAACAGAAATCTTACTTTTGGATTAAATTTGCTTACATTCTAGGCAACAGGGGTTTAATTCCTAATTTTTTCACCACGGGGGTCATCATGCAAGTTTCCTATGACCACGGGGATGAACAATCCAATTTGGCCAAAAATCTATGTTAAATGATGACATACGAACAATGAGTTTCACATTTGCGTTGATATGGCTGCCAACTTATGACACGTGCTGATGGAGGAGGAGCGATGAGAAAGGTTGTGTGAATGAAGACCGACGAGGGAGGAGGGAAAGTGGGGTCATTGGAGGCGACGACAACTATAGACGATCTTGCCGCAATTCAGAGAAGCCAACGGACTTGGCAGCACTGGCGAAGCTATATGGGAGCAAGGAGGGGCGATCGCCCCTCCCCTCGTCGAAAATTAAGCCTGGGAACGACGGTCCGCCCCTCTGGTCACGTCGGAAAACTTGCAGCGCCGTGAGGGACAAAGTTCCAATAATCttagaggaggaagaagaatttCAGCCACCAGAACATAAACTCATGACCTGTTCTCCCCTCTTCGAACCCCTGCACCTCGCAGATCTCGAACACAGGTGGGGTTTGAAGCTCAAAGGAAAAATCGGCGGCGCTGGTGTGTGAAGGCATGAGCAAATGGGATAGGCGCTGGGCTATCCTAATTTTAAACTAGaagcttaaaaaaaacaaaaaagtaagAATGAGGTCCTAGCTGCTGCAGTCATGGTGTTGGCCCAAAACTTGGGCCTAGTTGatttaaaataaaaggaaaaaggaatggGTTGCAGAGGAAAACTACAAAAGGACGAGTTTCAATACTTTGGTCTTGACTTTGGTATTATTGGTTGATACCGCTTCAGTTAAGAGAGTTTTTTTGCTATAAGTATTCTCAAAATACCATTGTGTAACAAAAaagaagatcaatggttgagtgatagctttGTTGTTTACAGtaagagagatatttttcttcTATTGATAATAAACTTATTGTGCAACGTTTTTATGACATTAAACATCGCCGACAACAATTGTAACTTGTTTGTATTGATACATTATGAACGACATTTAAATTTTCCACCATATAAAAGGATTTGGttgttatatttttttggaGCCTTTTACTCTTTTAAATTTCGCCCCTTCCTTTGAaaattcctggcttcgccactgcttgGCAGCGACATCCAAGCCGACGACGATTTCCCGAAGAATGTCCCTCTCCAACTTCAGAAACTCGGTGGAGTCAATCTGAATCTGAAGCTCCTTGGTGGGAAGCTCCTTGGTGGCGACATCGGATTCCGTCCCGCCCAACACTCTGACCGAGAGCAAGACTACCAAATGTAGCTTGATAAGAATGCTATTCCTTAGCAAATAAAGCGAACTAATATGTAAAAGctatttacataaaacatataGCAGTTGTTAAAAGTTTCACCATCTACACCGATATTATATACATACAAAGAGTTTGTTCAAAATATAACTCCTATTTTACAAAAGCATCCATTACTGCACAGCGGCGggttgaaaaatttgtttaagTAATTAACAAAGACAAATTCACAAGGGGCAAGTAAAAGAGTCCATGAATTTCCTTATTGTGTACCAAGTTGGTAAAAATGTACTCCAACGTGAccaactcaaaagaagttgattCCTCCACTCTTAATATGGTTTATCGTCTACAAATGCAATAAACGAATCAGAAACTTAGCAACACCGCCAATTTTTGCATAGCAAAAGAAGCAGATATACGTTCTAAGcaaacaaaatttcaaacaaagtggCTGACACAATCTAAAATAGGAGCaacaaaacctaaaaaaaaGCTAAATTTATTATAAGAAAATAACTCACCATAGTGCTTCCGTAGTACTTCTGCCACCACACAGTAACGGCTCCCAACAACATCAGTGAATGTTTCTCCTGGGAAGAATACGGGTTTTTGTTATAATTCAGATATTGAaatgtgacaaaaaaaaaaaaaaaacacaaaatcacTTTCTTGTAGCGATAAATTACGAATCAACaacataatgaataaataaattaaagtaaCTGAACCATTAAGAAATTAACAACACAGATGTTTACATTTATCAGTATCCCATCGATATATGCACCAAATTTTAGAGAATGCTGGTGATGTTTTACATTTATTGTTCTTACAGGTGATTACTGGATTCCACAAACGGTGCAGTGAAGACATCAGTGAATTATGCAAATGGTGCagtgaagacaataacaaa includes:
- the LOC103441924 gene encoding uncharacterized protein At1g10890-like; the protein is MPRDLARSQSRSPSYRRRLSPSPVGYRSSRRSRRDRSRSPYSSYSYSRRKSRSITPKRRRNRSPTPRRRKSRSLTPICHKSRSPTPRRRKSRSPTPRHRKSRSPVLKHYKRQRSRSSSLSPIRKSSSSSLGLLEQKNASEKLRKEEEEEEKKRRQQEAELKLLEEETSRRVEEAIRRKVEESLNSDEIKVEIQRQLEEGQKKLLTEVAAQLEKEKEAALIEARRKEEQARREKEELEGMLEENRRRVEEAQRREALEQQRREEERYKELEELQRQKEEALRRKKQEEEARLNQTKLLGKNKARPKLSFALGSK